The following coding sequences lie in one Steroidobacter denitrificans genomic window:
- a CDS encoding NUDIX hydrolase, translated as MAKDQIRSILELSRRLLALSQTGLHFSEQEYDRERYREVADIAERLLASESTLGTEDVHCRWFVEDGYATPKIDVRGMIFQGDRLLMVRERADGKWTVPGGWADVNDAPAHAVEKEIEQESGFTARAVKLAAVYDRDKHDHPPFLFHSWKLFFICELTGGEARTSYETTGVEFFALDALPELSTGRVTAAQLRRMYQHHLHRELPTEFD; from the coding sequence ATGGCAAAAGATCAGATCCGCTCGATACTCGAACTTTCACGACGCCTGCTGGCACTGTCCCAGACGGGCCTGCATTTCAGCGAGCAGGAATACGATCGCGAACGTTATCGTGAAGTAGCGGATATCGCCGAACGGCTGCTGGCCAGCGAATCGACCTTGGGGACGGAGGATGTACACTGCCGCTGGTTCGTGGAAGACGGCTATGCGACGCCCAAGATCGATGTACGCGGGATGATTTTCCAGGGCGATCGCCTGTTGATGGTGCGTGAGCGTGCCGACGGCAAGTGGACGGTGCCGGGCGGCTGGGCCGACGTCAACGATGCCCCGGCGCATGCGGTCGAGAAGGAAATAGAACAGGAGTCGGGCTTCACGGCTCGCGCGGTCAAGCTGGCTGCGGTATACGATCGCGACAAGCACGACCACCCTCCGTTCCTATTCCATTCCTGGAAGCTCTTTTTCATTTGCGAACTGACCGGCGGCGAGGCGCGCACCAGTTATGAAACCACCGGCGTGGAGTTTTTTGCGCTGGATGCCCTGCCCGAACTGTCCACCGGGCGGGTGACCGCGGCGCAGCTTCGGCGCATGTACCAGCATCATCTGCATCGTGAACTGCCGACCGAGTTCGATTGA
- a CDS encoding EamA family transporter, with amino-acid sequence MNSSDEGALRPPAAGLDGRGLSATAAAFFIWGLLPLYIKALSDVPAWQFATHRLVWGCLFAIGLLAIGGALGGVRTALAVPRIRWRLAVSATLVTLNWTLYIWGIGTGRVVETSLGYSSTRC; translated from the coding sequence ATGAATTCATCCGACGAGGGCGCTTTGCGTCCACCCGCCGCAGGCCTGGATGGCCGTGGCCTGTCCGCGACTGCGGCAGCCTTTTTTATCTGGGGACTGCTGCCCTTGTACATCAAGGCGCTGAGCGACGTGCCGGCATGGCAGTTCGCGACACACCGCCTGGTATGGGGTTGCCTGTTTGCAATCGGTCTGCTGGCGATCGGCGGCGCCCTGGGCGGGGTGCGTACCGCGCTGGCGGTCCCTCGGATCCGCTGGCGCCTGGCGGTCAGCGCCACGCTGGTGACGCTCAACTGGACCCTCTACATCTGGGGGATCGGCACCGGGCGCGTGGTGGAGACCAGTCTCGGCTATTCATCAACCCGCTGCTGA
- a CDS encoding EamA family transporter codes for MLFLSERLNHAQWLAVTIAAAGVLYLTWTAGQPPWIALALALSFSLYGLVRKVVAVEALPGFAAETLLIMPVGVAFLLWCEFTGAGAFGHGGLGHGLLLMFGGPLTAIPLVLFAFGARRIPYSTVGLLQYIGPTIQLSLGVLVFHEPFHGPRAIGFGIIWLALAIYVLDGLWRSRKMRLNTAPW; via the coding sequence GTGCTGTTCCTGTCGGAACGGCTCAATCACGCCCAATGGCTCGCCGTGACGATCGCCGCCGCCGGAGTGCTCTACCTGACCTGGACGGCCGGGCAGCCGCCGTGGATCGCCCTGGCCCTGGCCCTAAGCTTCAGCCTGTACGGCCTGGTGCGAAAAGTCGTTGCGGTCGAAGCACTGCCCGGATTCGCCGCCGAAACCTTGCTGATCATGCCCGTCGGCGTGGCTTTCCTGTTGTGGTGCGAGTTCACGGGAGCCGGCGCTTTCGGTCATGGTGGTCTCGGCCATGGTCTTTTGTTGATGTTCGGCGGACCGCTGACCGCGATTCCGCTGGTGTTGTTTGCGTTCGGCGCCCGGCGCATTCCGTACTCGACGGTCGGGCTGCTGCAATACATCGGCCCCACGATCCAGCTCAGCCTCGGCGTGCTGGTCTTCCATGAACCCTTCCACGGCCCCCGCGCGATCGGTTTCGGCATCATCTGGCTGGCACTGGCGATCTATGTCCTCGATGGCCTGTGGCGGTCGCGAAAGATGCGCCTGAATACCGCTCCCTGGTGA
- a CDS encoding arginine repressor → MMAELHQSVSRRAAILRILRESVVRNQDELVKALHRQGFDATQSSVSRDLRELGVVKGGDRYMAPPDERAAANPFAAVANFVTAVRTAGSSLTVVKTTTGTAQSVAVAIDAAQWPEIVGTISGDDTIFIATNERREQRVLRDRLRAIFGV, encoded by the coding sequence ATGATGGCGGAACTTCATCAATCCGTTTCGCGGCGCGCCGCCATCCTGCGAATCCTGCGGGAGTCGGTGGTGCGCAACCAGGATGAGTTGGTGAAGGCACTGCACCGGCAGGGTTTCGATGCGACTCAGTCCAGCGTCAGCCGTGATCTGCGTGAACTGGGCGTCGTGAAAGGCGGCGATCGCTATATGGCGCCTCCGGACGAGCGGGCAGCCGCCAATCCGTTCGCGGCGGTGGCGAATTTCGTCACGGCAGTGCGTACCGCCGGGAGTTCGCTGACCGTGGTGAAGACTACGACCGGCACGGCACAGAGCGTCGCCGTGGCGATCGATGCCGCGCAATGGCCGGAAATCGTCGGAACGATTTCCGGCGACGACACGATTTTCATCGCCACGAATGAACGGCGCGAGCAGCGGGTGCTGCGTGACCGCCTGCGGGCGATTTTCGGAGTATGA
- the argG gene encoding argininosuccinate synthase produces the protein MSEAAPLPAGDEPVLLAFSGGLDTSFLVPWLRETHGRPIITMTVDTGGIDAQAAKVLDERARALGAQDHILVSAKQDYFEQVIKYLIMGNVKRGQMYPLCVGAERVMQAQTIAEHARRLGTHIVAHGCTAAGNDQVRFEVALRTLAPELTILAPVRDQAFKRPAQLQYLEERQLPIPPHGAAYSINRGLWGVTIGGTETLTSEGSLPESAWVLSKDAHMNPAAAESHTIGFERGLPCSLDGTSLGAVEIIERLETIGAKFGVGRGIHLGDTIIGTKGRVAFEAPAAEVLINAHRELEKLVMTGRQQRIKEMLSGPYGDLVHEGQHLDPVCRDIEALFSASQARVSGTVSVSYRPGSAFIAGVSSPYSLMAASKGVYGEAAGEWSAADALGFSKMLGLPGMFWMRAGRNASGDSST, from the coding sequence ATGAGCGAAGCAGCACCACTACCCGCAGGCGACGAGCCTGTCCTTCTGGCCTTCTCCGGCGGACTGGATACATCCTTCCTGGTGCCCTGGCTGCGCGAAACCCATGGCCGGCCGATCATCACCATGACCGTGGATACCGGCGGCATCGACGCGCAGGCCGCCAAGGTCCTGGATGAGCGCGCTCGCGCACTGGGCGCACAGGACCACATCCTGGTATCCGCCAAGCAGGACTACTTCGAGCAAGTGATCAAGTACCTGATCATGGGCAACGTCAAGCGGGGCCAGATGTATCCGCTGTGCGTGGGTGCCGAACGCGTCATGCAGGCGCAAACCATCGCGGAGCACGCCCGCCGGCTCGGCACGCACATCGTCGCTCATGGGTGCACCGCCGCGGGCAACGATCAAGTGCGCTTCGAAGTCGCACTGCGTACCCTGGCGCCGGAGTTGACCATTCTCGCTCCCGTGCGCGATCAGGCCTTCAAGCGCCCCGCACAACTGCAGTATCTCGAGGAGCGTCAGCTGCCGATCCCGCCCCATGGCGCGGCGTACTCCATCAACCGCGGTCTGTGGGGCGTGACGATCGGCGGCACCGAAACGCTGACCTCCGAGGGCAGCCTTCCCGAGAGCGCCTGGGTGCTCTCGAAGGATGCCCACATGAATCCCGCCGCCGCCGAATCTCATACGATTGGCTTCGAACGCGGTCTGCCCTGCAGCCTGGACGGCACGTCTCTCGGCGCGGTCGAAATCATCGAACGGCTGGAAACGATCGGCGCGAAGTTCGGCGTGGGCCGGGGGATCCATCTCGGCGATACGATCATCGGTACCAAAGGCCGCGTTGCATTCGAGGCGCCGGCCGCAGAAGTGCTGATCAACGCCCATCGCGAACTGGAAAAGCTGGTCATGACCGGCCGCCAGCAGCGCATCAAGGAAATGCTGTCCGGACCCTACGGCGACCTCGTGCACGAAGGCCAGCACCTGGATCCGGTGTGCCGGGACATCGAGGCGCTGTTCAGCGCCTCCCAGGCACGTGTCAGCGGCACCGTAAGCGTGTCGTATCGTCCAGGCAGCGCCTTCATCGCCGGCGTCAGCTCGCCCTACTCCCTGATGGCGGCGTCCAAGGGCGTCTATGGTGAAGCCGCCGGTGAATGGAGCGCGGCCGACGCGCTGGGTTTCTCCAAGATGCTGGGACTGCCGGGCATGTTCTGGATGCGCGCCGGCCGGAACGCCTCCGGGGACTCTTCGACGTGA
- the argC gene encoding N-acetyl-gamma-glutamyl-phosphate reductase, with translation MTEKIPAIVLGGTGYVAGELLRLIAAHPGVELKGILSDSQPGEPLGKWFPHLAPVYPNLKFSDLETISRLAASLPAAAILSAAPHGVAAGLIDQLLCAAEAGGTNPRVIDISADYRYASAQAYEAVYPHAHGAPHRVAQFTCALPEHLETVNTPHVAHPGCFSTAVLLPSVPLLKLGLIEPRLFVTGVTGSTGSGRTPTAGTHHPQRHSDFYAYNPLAHRHAPEIAAIAQTASGVAAEFSFVPHSGPFARGIHVTVQAVARRSLKTPELLDALREFYRGKPFVRVSGAMPHVKDVTSSNYAVIGGAANGGTVVLTCVEDNLTKGAAGGAIQWLNRLFGIEETAGLTAPAPGWT, from the coding sequence ATGACTGAAAAGATTCCTGCGATCGTCCTGGGCGGTACCGGTTACGTTGCCGGAGAATTGCTGCGTCTGATTGCGGCACACCCCGGCGTCGAACTGAAGGGCATCTTGTCCGACAGCCAACCCGGTGAACCGCTCGGCAAATGGTTCCCACACCTCGCGCCGGTCTATCCCAATCTGAAATTCTCGGACCTGGAGACGATCTCGCGTCTGGCCGCCTCGCTGCCGGCGGCGGCGATCCTGTCCGCAGCGCCGCACGGCGTCGCAGCCGGGCTCATCGATCAGTTGTTGTGCGCGGCCGAGGCCGGCGGCACGAATCCACGCGTGATCGACATATCGGCGGATTATCGTTACGCCAGTGCCCAGGCCTACGAAGCCGTCTATCCGCATGCGCACGGCGCGCCTCATCGCGTTGCCCAGTTCACCTGCGCCCTACCGGAACACTTGGAGACGGTGAACACGCCGCATGTCGCCCATCCGGGCTGCTTCTCCACTGCGGTGCTGCTGCCCAGCGTGCCCTTGCTGAAGCTCGGTCTGATCGAGCCTCGCCTGTTCGTGACAGGCGTGACCGGCAGCACCGGCTCAGGCCGTACACCCACGGCCGGCACGCATCATCCGCAGCGCCACAGTGATTTCTATGCTTACAATCCGCTTGCGCACCGGCATGCCCCCGAGATCGCGGCCATTGCGCAGACGGCCTCCGGCGTGGCTGCCGAGTTCAGCTTCGTTCCTCACTCGGGTCCTTTCGCTCGCGGCATTCACGTCACCGTACAGGCGGTGGCGCGCCGGTCCTTGAAGACGCCGGAACTGCTCGACGCCCTGCGCGAGTTTTATCGCGGCAAGCCCTTCGTACGCGTCAGCGGGGCCATGCCGCACGTGAAGGATGTCACGAGCAGCAACTATGCCGTCATCGGCGGCGCAGCCAACGGCGGCACGGTGGTATTGACCTGTGTCGAGGATAATTTGACCAAGGGCGCAGCCGGCGGCGCCATACAATGGCTGAACCGTCTGTTCGGCATCGAGGAAACAGCGGGGCTTACCGCGCCAGCCCCGGGGTGGACCTAA
- a CDS encoding aspartate aminotransferase family protein, with protein sequence MTTTQDRSGSLPAGDDVIPIGKVSPDHLAPVYAQVPLEVQDAEGVYLHTPDGRKVLDLYGGHAVAALGYGHPRWLQALNSQARSLCFQSNAVPLDVRRRAAAKLANFCGLGLDTVFFVNSGAEANENALKLACRMTGGTRIVAVEGSFHGRSAAAGAVTWGARQKWYGFPQLPFDVTFIKPSDMDRLGTLIDEHTAAVIVEPVQGVAGAVDLPKEFLQALRLRCSENGTILIFDEVQCGVGRTGYPFAANMYEITPDIITTAKALGAGFPVSAMLLADHVAAYCKLDAMGTTFGGGPLACAVVEAVIDIIDSEQLLENVRLRSVQIRESCVVGPILGTQGAGLLLGLRTSRPAKEVQSELLKMDILTGTSGDPHVLRILAPYVLQSEHVEQLRAALQRIEK encoded by the coding sequence ATGACAACGACACAAGACAGATCCGGCAGCCTGCCGGCTGGGGATGACGTGATCCCCATCGGCAAAGTCTCGCCCGATCATCTCGCGCCGGTCTATGCCCAGGTGCCGCTGGAGGTGCAGGATGCCGAAGGTGTCTATCTGCACACGCCCGACGGGCGCAAGGTGCTCGACCTTTACGGCGGCCACGCCGTCGCCGCCTTGGGCTACGGACATCCGCGCTGGCTGCAAGCGCTGAATTCACAGGCACGCAGTCTGTGTTTCCAAAGCAATGCCGTACCGTTGGACGTGCGCCGCCGCGCCGCTGCGAAGCTCGCGAATTTCTGCGGTCTCGGACTGGATACCGTGTTCTTCGTCAACTCCGGCGCGGAAGCGAACGAGAACGCGCTCAAGCTCGCCTGCAGAATGACCGGCGGCACACGCATCGTCGCCGTCGAGGGCAGCTTTCATGGCCGAAGCGCAGCAGCCGGCGCCGTCACCTGGGGCGCGCGGCAGAAATGGTATGGATTTCCGCAGTTGCCCTTCGACGTTACGTTCATCAAACCTTCGGACATGGATCGCCTGGGCACCCTGATCGACGAGCACACCGCAGCGGTCATCGTCGAGCCGGTGCAGGGTGTCGCCGGTGCCGTCGATCTGCCGAAGGAGTTCCTGCAAGCGCTGCGCCTGCGTTGCAGCGAGAACGGCACGATCCTCATCTTCGATGAAGTGCAATGCGGCGTGGGGCGCACCGGCTATCCCTTCGCTGCGAACATGTATGAAATAACGCCCGACATCATTACCACCGCCAAGGCGCTCGGCGCGGGCTTTCCCGTTTCGGCCATGCTGCTTGCCGATCATGTCGCCGCCTACTGCAAACTCGACGCCATGGGCACCACTTTCGGCGGCGGTCCGCTGGCCTGTGCCGTCGTCGAGGCGGTCATCGATATCATCGACTCCGAGCAATTGCTGGAAAATGTGCGGCTGCGTTCTGTGCAGATCCGCGAATCCTGTGTGGTCGGACCCATCCTCGGCACGCAAGGCGCCGGACTGCTGCTGGGCCTGCGCACTTCCAGGCCGGCAAAGGAAGTGCAGTCCGAACTGCTGAAGATGGATATTCTCACCGGCACCAGCGGCGATCCGCACGTGCTGCGCATACTCGCCCCGTACGTCTTGCAGTCCGAGCACGTAGAGCAGCTGCGGGCAGCACTGCAACGCATCGAGAAGTGA
- a CDS encoding N-acetylornithine carbamoyltransferase, producing MKRFLDLADFPREEVKDMLSLAARLQRHPQPSALAGKVLGLLFLNPSLRTLASFQSAMMRLGGTTVVITPGQGTWQLETRPGAVMNEAAAEHVREAVPVLASYCDAIGIRMFAEGRDLQHDLAETGFKMMADLCDKPLVNMESAANHPCQALADWRTMDDLHVPERGKFVLSWVNHPRALPLAVPAATVHMAAMRGMEVVVARPEGYALPEPIMEKARQAAQRCGGSVRETSDRAEALKGAHVLYAKEWGSAQHYGDSETEARLRKPLGDWCVDESWFTNADPHCHFMHCLPARRNVAVADAVLDGPRSVVIREAFNRMVVQMAVLYRLLRG from the coding sequence ATGAAAAGATTTCTGGATCTGGCCGACTTTCCACGCGAAGAAGTCAAGGACATGCTCAGCCTCGCCGCGCGTCTGCAACGTCATCCGCAGCCCAGCGCGCTGGCCGGCAAGGTGCTTGGACTACTGTTCCTGAATCCCTCGCTGCGCACCTTGGCGTCGTTTCAGAGCGCAATGATGCGTCTGGGCGGCACCACCGTGGTCATCACTCCGGGCCAGGGCACCTGGCAACTGGAAACGCGGCCGGGCGCAGTCATGAACGAGGCGGCCGCCGAACACGTGCGCGAGGCGGTACCGGTGCTGGCATCCTACTGCGACGCGATCGGCATCCGCATGTTCGCCGAAGGCCGCGATCTGCAGCACGATCTGGCAGAAACCGGCTTCAAGATGATGGCAGACCTGTGCGACAAGCCGCTGGTCAACATGGAATCGGCCGCCAACCATCCCTGCCAGGCGCTGGCGGACTGGCGCACGATGGATGACCTGCATGTGCCCGAGCGCGGCAAATTCGTATTGAGCTGGGTGAATCACCCGCGTGCCCTGCCGCTGGCCGTGCCTGCCGCGACAGTACATATGGCCGCCATGCGCGGCATGGAGGTGGTCGTAGCGCGCCCCGAAGGCTATGCCTTGCCGGAGCCGATCATGGAGAAGGCTCGCCAGGCGGCGCAACGCTGCGGCGGATCGGTACGCGAGACCAGCGATCGTGCCGAAGCACTCAAGGGCGCGCACGTCCTGTACGCAAAGGAATGGGGATCCGCGCAGCACTATGGCGATAGTGAGACGGAAGCCCGCCTGCGCAAACCGCTCGGCGATTGGTGCGTCGACGAAAGCTGGTTTACGAATGCCGATCCGCACTGCCATTTCATGCACTGCCTGCCCGCACGGCGCAATGTCGCCGTCGCCGATGCAGTGCTCGACGGACCACGCAGCGTTGTGATACGCGAAGCGTTCAATCGCATGGTGGTGCAGATGGCGGTGCTGTATCGTCTGCTGCGCGGCTGA
- the argB gene encoding acetylglutamate kinase yields MIRIDPSVAIRALRSAAPYIRMYKGKVFVIKVSGGVFGDAASTHNLMEQVAILHQVGIRVVLVHGGGPQLTQVQKSLGIEPQIVAGRRITDQKSIEVTSMVLNGLVNTRILGICRELDIAAVGVSGVDAGLVRAHKRPPVKVEGRLVDYGYVGDIDLIDAKVLQQLLDERLMPVVSPVSADDQGTLLNINADTVAAGIGAALKAEKLMLCTGAPGILESVDDPCSIISYTDLTGLQRLKEQGSLKDGMLPKAKAIEDAIRGGVRRVHVTSYKSPDSLLAEVFTNEGTGTLVVENISALSPAEQQAG; encoded by the coding sequence GTGATTCGTATCGACCCTTCTGTTGCCATTCGCGCCCTGCGCAGTGCCGCACCGTACATTCGCATGTACAAGGGCAAGGTCTTCGTGATCAAGGTCAGCGGCGGCGTCTTCGGAGACGCCGCGTCGACGCACAACTTGATGGAACAAGTGGCGATCCTGCATCAGGTCGGCATCCGCGTGGTGCTGGTGCACGGAGGCGGCCCACAGCTGACGCAGGTCCAGAAGTCGCTCGGCATCGAGCCGCAAATCGTCGCCGGCCGCCGGATCACCGACCAGAAATCCATCGAAGTGACCAGCATGGTTCTCAACGGCCTGGTGAACACCCGGATACTTGGAATTTGCCGCGAGCTGGATATTGCCGCAGTCGGGGTCAGCGGCGTCGACGCCGGACTGGTGCGCGCCCACAAGCGACCGCCGGTCAAAGTTGAAGGACGGCTCGTCGATTATGGCTATGTCGGCGATATCGATCTGATCGATGCCAAGGTTTTGCAACAGCTGCTCGATGAAAGGCTGATGCCGGTGGTCAGCCCGGTGTCCGCCGACGACCAAGGCACGCTGCTCAACATCAACGCCGATACGGTGGCGGCCGGGATCGGCGCGGCCTTGAAGGCCGAAAAACTGATGCTATGCACCGGCGCACCGGGCATCCTTGAATCCGTGGACGATCCTTGCTCGATCATTTCCTACACCGATCTGACCGGCCTGCAGCGCCTGAAGGAGCAGGGCAGCCTCAAGGACGGCATGCTGCCCAAGGCCAAGGCAATCGAGGACGCCATACGCGGTGGAGTACGGCGTGTGCACGTGACTTCCTATAAATCTCCCGACAGCCTGCTCGCGGAAGTTTTCACGAACGAAGGCACCGGCACCCTGGTCGTCGAGAACATCAGCGCCCTTTCACCTGCAGAGCAGCAAGCCGGATGA
- the argH gene encoding argininosuccinate lyase, producing MSRLWDKGAPLDERVLRYTAGEDHALDNRLVAYDVRASIAHAQMLHAQGLLPAADLEAIRSGLTAIAVEHARGEWQVRLEHEDGQTALENLLTQRIGEAGKRVHLGRSRNDQVLTALRLYLRDAADALAAGVDAVAEALENLARRDASIELPGYTHMQQAMPSSVPLWANGFAAELRDDAQGLRQTHRRLRANPLGSAAGYGSPNLPIDREDTREQLGFETVQMPVTAVQLSRGKAEAQLLFEIALVMQDVARLSADLLLFYTQEFSFVALPDAFTTGSSIMPQKRNPDVFELIRGRSATAMACLAEVMGIVAKLPSGYQRDLQLIKAPLFRSIDLCMETLDILPAALAGVRFRPEKIRLDPSIHAAAEANALVVNEGISFREAYRRIGERLKQDAGKTPK from the coding sequence ATGAGCCGCCTGTGGGACAAAGGCGCGCCGCTGGATGAGCGTGTCCTGCGCTATACGGCAGGCGAAGATCATGCGCTGGACAACCGCCTGGTCGCCTACGACGTGCGCGCCTCGATCGCGCATGCGCAGATGCTGCATGCGCAAGGGCTGCTGCCGGCCGCCGACCTGGAAGCGATTCGTAGCGGCTTGACTGCCATCGCCGTGGAACATGCCCGCGGCGAATGGCAGGTACGGCTGGAACACGAGGATGGTCAGACGGCATTGGAGAACCTGCTCACTCAGCGTATCGGCGAGGCAGGCAAGCGCGTACATCTAGGCCGGTCCCGCAATGATCAGGTACTGACCGCCTTGCGGTTGTATTTGCGCGACGCCGCCGACGCACTGGCAGCAGGCGTCGATGCCGTCGCCGAGGCGCTGGAGAACCTGGCCCGGCGTGACGCCTCGATCGAGCTGCCCGGATATACCCACATGCAGCAGGCCATGCCCAGCTCCGTGCCGCTATGGGCGAATGGCTTCGCCGCCGAACTGCGCGACGATGCCCAGGGACTGCGCCAGACGCATCGGCGTCTGCGGGCGAACCCCCTGGGCTCCGCGGCGGGTTACGGCTCGCCTAATCTGCCGATCGATCGAGAGGACACCCGTGAGCAGCTGGGCTTCGAGACGGTGCAGATGCCGGTCACGGCCGTGCAGCTATCGCGCGGCAAGGCCGAAGCGCAGCTGCTGTTCGAAATCGCCCTGGTCATGCAGGACGTTGCCCGGCTGTCCGCCGATTTGCTGTTGTTCTACACCCAGGAGTTCTCGTTCGTGGCGCTGCCGGACGCCTTTACGACCGGCTCCTCGATCATGCCGCAAAAACGCAATCCCGACGTATTCGAGCTGATTCGCGGCCGCAGCGCGACGGCCATGGCCTGTCTCGCGGAGGTCATGGGTATCGTCGCCAAGCTGCCTTCCGGTTATCAGCGCGATCTGCAGCTCATCAAGGCGCCGTTGTTTCGCAGCATCGATCTGTGCATGGAAACGTTGGATATACTTCCCGCGGCGCTGGCCGGCGTACGGTTCCGTCCGGAAAAGATTCGCCTGGATCCCTCCATCCACGCCGCCGCCGAGGCGAATGCGCTGGTCGTGAACGAGGGCATCTCCTTCCGGGAAGCATACCGTCGTATCGGCGAGCGATTGAAACAAGACGCCGGCAAGACGCCGAAATGA
- a CDS encoding hotdog fold thioesterase yields MSLWFKPYTLEEIPAASGLQRHLGIELTEIGADYVRARMPVDERVHQPLGMLHGGASVVLAETLGSIGSMLVVDPTKYRCLGQEINANHVRSVSSGYVTGTARPLHLGRSSQVWEIRIVDEGDRLICISRITLFVQSLAPTGRDADDRRNSLSGRTQEHVP; encoded by the coding sequence ATGTCCCTCTGGTTCAAGCCCTACACCCTCGAGGAAATTCCGGCCGCCAGCGGCTTGCAGCGGCATCTCGGGATCGAGCTCACCGAAATCGGCGCGGATTACGTGCGTGCCCGCATGCCGGTCGACGAGCGCGTCCATCAACCCCTCGGCATGCTGCACGGCGGCGCCTCGGTCGTGCTGGCCGAGACGCTGGGCAGCATCGGCTCCATGCTGGTCGTCGATCCGACGAAATACCGCTGCCTCGGCCAGGAGATCAACGCCAATCACGTACGCAGCGTGTCCAGCGGCTACGTAACGGGCACCGCCCGGCCCCTCCACCTCGGTCGCAGCAGCCAGGTCTGGGAAATTCGTATTGTCGATGAAGGCGACCGCCTGATATGCATCTCCCGCATCACCCTGTTCGTACAGTCTCTCGCACCCACAGGTCGGGACGCCGACGATAGACGAAATTCACTTTCGGGAAGGACACAAGAACATGTCCCATAG
- the lptM gene encoding LPS translocon maturation chaperone LptM, with protein sequence MSHRHARRLRHGQSRSLCALVAAAFPGVLALLLAGCGLKGPLYLPEGRDQTMVPMPAEEPALIPPMPRSEQDGERIPGSARPDV encoded by the coding sequence ATGTCCCATAGACACGCTCGTCGGCTGCGGCACGGGCAAAGCCGATCACTGTGTGCACTCGTTGCCGCAGCGTTCCCTGGCGTCCTGGCGCTGCTGCTCGCCGGCTGCGGACTCAAGGGTCCGCTCTACCTGCCCGAGGGCCGAGATCAAACCATGGTGCCGATGCCCGCGGAGGAACCTGCATTGATACCACCGATGCCCCGGTCCGAACAGGACGGCGAGCGGATACCGGGATCGGCGCGGCCCGACGTTTGA